One stretch of Poecilia reticulata strain Guanapo unplaced genomic scaffold, Guppy_female_1.0+MT scaffold_241, whole genome shotgun sequence DNA includes these proteins:
- the LOC103460451 gene encoding tyrosine-protein kinase Fer isoform X1, which translates to MAAAVASPPLALQYEDDTRSVSSTDKKEKSSRFDTLRHSLAGMMRSPKAMLGSSTSQFFDVIPTSERPLAEQEWYHGAIPRTEAQELLRQQGDFLVRESHGKPGEYVLSVFSDDQRRHFIIQFADSQYRFEGTGFPTIPQLIEHHFSSKQVITKKSGVVLLNPVVKDKKWILNHEDVVLGELLGKGNFGEVFKGTLQRDKVPVAVKTCKEDLPPELKIRFLSEARILKQYDHPNIVKLIGVCTQRQPIYIVMELVSGGDFLSFLRKKKDELKTKQLVRFAVDAAAGMAYLESKNCIHRDLAARNCLVGESNVLKISDFGMSRQEDDGVYSSSGLKQIPIKWTAPEALNYGRYSSESDVWSYGILLWETFSLGVCPYPGMTNQQAREQVEKGYRMSCPQRCPDDVYKVMQRCWQYNPEDRPKFSELQRDLAAIKRK; encoded by the exons atggccgccgcggTCGCCTCGCCGCCGCTAGCGCTGCAGTATGAGGACGACACACGCTCGGTGTCGTCGACG GACAAGAAGGAGAAGAGCTCCCGCTTCGACACGCTGCGCCACTCGCTGGCCGGCATGATGCGCTCGCCCAAAGCCATGCTGGGCTCCTCCACTTCG CAGTTCTTTGATGTGATTCCCACGTCGGAGCGCCCCCTGGCGGAGCAGGAGTGGTACCACGGAGCCATCCCCCGCACCGAGGCTCAGGAGTTGCTACGGCAACAGGGGGACTTCCTGGTGAGAGAGAGCCACGGGAAGCCGGGCGAGTACGTCCTGTCGGTGTTCTCTGACGACCAGAGGCGCCACTTCATCATCCAGTTCGCCGAC AGTCAGTACCGGTTTGAAGGGACGGGCTTCCCCACCATCCCTCAGCTCATCGAGCATCACTTCTCCTCCAAGCAGGTCATCACCAAGAAGTCTGGGGTCGTCCTGCTCAACCCGGTCGTCAAG GACAAGAAGTGGATCCTGAACCATGAAGACGTCGTGCTGGGAGAGCTACTAGGAAAG GGTAACTTTGGCGAGGTCTTCAAAGGAACGCTGCAGCGAGACAAAGTGCCCGTTGCCGTCAAAACGTGTAAAGAGGATTTACCTCCGGAGCTGAAGATCCGCTTCCTGTCCGAGGCCAG GATCCTCAAGCAATACGATCATCCCAACATCGTGAAGCTGATCGGCGTCTGCACTCAGAGGCAACCCATCTACATCGTCATGGAGCTGGTTTCAG GCGGGGACTTCCTGTCGTTTCTGAGGAAGAAGAAAGACGAGCTGAAGACGAAGCAGCTGGTTCGCTTCGCCGTGGACGCTGCTGCCGGCATGGCGTACCTGGAGAGTAAAAACTGCATCCACAG GGACCTGGCCGCCAGGAACTGTCTGGTCGGAGAAAGCAACGTGTTGAAGATCAGCGACTTCGGGATGAGCCGGCAGGAAGATGACGGCGTTTATTCATCTTCTGGACTCAAGCAGATTCCCATCAAGTGGACGGCACCTGAGGCCCTGAACTACG GTCGCTACAGCTCAGAGAGCGACGTGTGGAGCTACGGCATCCTGCTGTGGGAGACCTTCAGCCTGGGGGTGTGTCCGTACCCGGGGATGACCAATCAGCAGGCCAGGGAGCAGGTGGAGAAAG GCTACAGGATGTCGTGTCCTCAGCGTTGCCCTGACGACGTGTACAAAGTGATGCAGCGCTGCTGGCAGTACAACCCGGAGGACCGGCCCAAGTTCTCCGAGCTGCAAAGAGACCTGGCGGCCATCAAGAGGAAGTGA
- the LOC103460451 gene encoding tyrosine-protein kinase Fer isoform X2, with protein MAAAVASPPLALQYEDDTRSVSSTDKKEKSSRFDTLRHSLAGMMRSPKAMLGSSTSQFFDVIPTSERPLAEQEWYHGAIPRTEAQELLRQQGDFLVRESHGKPGEYVLSVFSDDQRRHFIIQFADSQYRFEGTGFPTIPQLIEHHFSSKQVITKKSGVVLLNPVVKDKKWILNHEDVVLGELLGKGNFGEVFKGTLQRDKVPVAVKTCKEDLPPELKIRFLSEARILKQYDHPNIVKLIGVCTQRQPIYIVMELVSGGDFLSFLRKKKDELKTKQLVRFAVDAAAGMAYLESKNCIHRDLAARNCLVGESNVLKISDFGMSRQEDDGVYSSSGLKQIPIKWTAPEALNYGRYSSESDVWSYGILLWETFSLGVCPYPGMTNQQAREQVEKGYRMSCPQRCPDDVYKVMQRCWQYNPEDRPKFSELQRDLAAIKRK; from the exons atggccgccgcggTCGCCTCGCCGCCGCTAGCGCTGCAGTATGAGGACGACACACGCTCGGTGTCGTCGACG GACAAGAAGGAGAAGAGCTCCCGCTTCGACACGCTGCGCCACTCGCTGGCCGGCATGATGCGCTCGCCCAAAGCCATGCTGGGCTCCTCCACTTCG CAGTTCTTTGATGTGATTCCCACGTCGGAGCGCCCCCTGGCGGAGCAGGAGTGGTACCACGGAGCCATCCCCCGCACCGAGGCTCAGGAGTTGCTACGGCAACAGGGGGACTTCCTGGTGAGAGAGAGCCACGGGAAGCCGGGCGAGTACGTCCTGTCGGTGTTCTCTGACGACCAGAGGCGCCACTTCATCATCCAGTTCGCCGAC AGTCAGTACCGGTTTGAAGGGACGGGCTTCCCCACCATCCCTCAGCTCATCGAGCATCACTTCTCCTCCAAGCAGGTCATCACCAAGAAGTCTGGGGTCGTCCTGCTCAACCCGGTCGTCAAG GACAAGAAGTGGATCCTGAACCATGAAGACGTCGTGCTGGGAGAGCTACTAGGAAAG GGTAACTTTGGCGAGGTCTTCAAAGGAACGCTGCAGCGAGACAAAGTGCCCGTTGCCGTCAAAACGTGTAAAGAGGATTTACCTCCGGAGCTGAAGATCCGCTTCCTGTCCGAGGCCAG GATCCTCAAGCAATACGATCATCCCAACATCGTGAAGCTGATCGGCGTCTGCACTCAGAGGCAACCCATCTACATCGTCATGGAGCTGGTTTCAG GCGGGGACTTCCTGTCGTTTCTGAGGAAGAAGAAAGACGAGCTGAAGACGAAGCAGCTGGTTCGCTTCGCCGTGGACGCTGCTGCCGGCATGGCGTACCTGGAGAGTAAAAACTGCATCCACAG GGACCTGGCCGCCAGGAACTGTCTGGTCGGAGAAAGCAACGTGTTGAAGATCAGCGACTTCGGGATGAGCCGGCAGGAAGATGACGGCGTTTATTCATCTTCTGGACTCAAGCAGATTCCCATCAAGTGGACGGCACCTGAGGCCCTGAACTACG GTCGCTACAGCTCAGAGAGCGACGTGTGGAGCTACGGCATCCTGCTGTGGGAGACCTTCAGCCTGGGGGTGTGTCCGTACCCGGGGATGACCAATCAGCAGGCCAGGGAGCAGGTGGAGAAAG GCTACAGGATGTCGTGTCCTCAGCGTTGCCCTGACGACGTGTACAAAGTGATGCAGCGCTGCTGGCAGTACAACCCGGAGGACCGGCCCAAGTTCTCCGAGCTGCAAAGAGACCTGGCGGCCATCAAGAG GAAGTGA
- the cdc26 gene encoding anaphase-promoting complex subunit CDC26, translated as MLRRKPTRLELKIDDTEEFESVKKELEARKRQREEAGPGAGVGGASVIGVDMIGGGASASSTAASRAELINERIGYKPHPKPATLPTLFGSLQF; from the exons ATGCTGCGAAGGAAACCGACCCGATTGGAGCTGAAGATCGACGACACCGAGGAATTCGAGAGCGTTAAAAAGGAGCTGGAG GCCAGGAAACGACAGCGAGAGGAGGCGGGGCCAGGAGCTGGAGTGGGCGGGGCTTCTGTCATTGGCGTTGATATGATTGGGGGCGGAGCCTCTGCGTCCTCCACAGCTGCTTCGAGGGCGGAGCTTATCAACGAGCGAATCGGCTACAAGCCGCACCCCAAGCCGGCGACGCTGCCGACCTTATTTGGAAgtttacagttttaa
- the prpf4 gene encoding U4/U6 small nuclear ribonucleoprotein Prp4 gives MFFHSDSLIVDQLLCQPLVLPVSRPIRGLDAFGRVWDLRTGRCVVFLEGHLKEIYSVHFSPNGHHLATGSGDNTCKVWELRNRKCLYTVPAHQNLLSSVRFQPSDGHFLVTGAYDNTAKIWSHPGWMPLKTLAGHEGKVMGVDVSPDGKLIATCSYDRTFKLWLSE, from the exons ATGTTTTTCCATTCTGACAG TCTGATTGTTGATCAGCTTCTCTGTCAGCCATTAGTTCTGCCTGTTTCTCGTCCAATCAGAGGGCTCGATGCCTTCGGCAGGGTGTGGGACCTGAGGACGGGGCGCTGCGTGGTTTTCCTGGAGGGTCACCTGAAGGAGATCTACAGCGTTCACTTCAGTCCTAACGg CCATCACCTGGCCACAGGAAGTGGTGACAACACCTGTAAGGTGTGGGAGCTCCGCAACAGGAAGTGCCTGTACACAGTCCCCGCCCACCAGAACCTGCTGTCTTCCGTCCGATTCCAAC CCTCAGACGGTCACTTCCTGGTGACCGGAGCTTACGACAACACGGCGAAGATTTGGAGCCACCCGGGCTGGATGCCGCTGAAGACGCTAGCCGGACACGAGGGGAAG GTGATGGGCGTGGACGTGTCACCTGACGGCAAGCTGATCGCCACCTGCTCCTACGACCGGACCTTCAAACTCTGGCTGTCAGAGTGA